In the Ictidomys tridecemlineatus isolate mIctTri1 chromosome 10, mIctTri1.hap1, whole genome shotgun sequence genome, AACTGACCTCCTCTTCAGAATAATACATGATGTTGAGAAATATTTGTGATAAAAACAGGCGTTGATGGGGTTGAAACCAGGAGGTGGTGAAAAGTATAATTTCCAATGGCTTCAGTTGAGATTCCAGTTCAACGTGAGGAATGTGATTGGGAGCAAATTACTGAATTCTTTtgagttttgatttatttctaaaatgaggaCAGTAATTACATCCTAATCCAGGGCTGTTTGgaatattaaatgttattatGTATAAAGCTGAACAGCTGTGCGCATAGTATATGCTAAAAACTGTTAGCTGTCATGGTCATCACCAATATATCTGATAAGGTTATAATTATGAAGCAAGATGCTATATGAGTCCCTAGTCAACAGGTGTCCAATAAATACCACATTTAATTAAACCTAAGATGTAGCATTATTTAAAGTACTtccaagaaacaaaaaatggtATTGATATggtaaagacagagggaagatcaatgaaacaggtaattgaggggaaggaaggagggaggggaaacaggagaaaatgcctaatgaatttgacaaaattacactacatgcatgtataaatacaCCAGTGAAAAGCATTTATACCACAGCTCTAAAGCATCATAAATGAATGCAAGGtagaccagagagcagaggaaggggaatgggggagggcagaggggagggagaaggcactggggattgaaatggagtaaATAAAATTCCTGCAggtgtgattatgtcaaaataaagccAACTCTCATATACAACCTAATGCACtaataagagaaaggaaaaaagaagcatgtgaggattttttttaaagtttgtgaggattagattaaaaaagaaaataaactgacaATTATAGATAGCATAGCAGATGTCAATTTTAGAGGTGATGTGAAAACTTTTgcactaaaaacaacaaaagcaataaaatgcTGCCCCCCTCCCACCAGGATTGAACAACCAGTAAGGAGTCTACCCCCCGCCAAGAATTATCTTTTGCTATTCTCGTTTCTCTTACCAAGAACCTAAGTTCTCAACTACAAGAGGttaattttaaattctctgtATCACTTTTATACTCGTATCAGATTCTTGTTTCCTCATTTTAACATGAATTCAACTGCTCAGCATCTTAGgtaaatgaatatgaaaataaaaccttCCTAGTTATAAAAGGCCTTCATCCTAACATTCAGTTTCAGTGTCATTTAGAAATGGtgtaccatttaaaaatctgaccaGGTACTTTGTGTGAACAAGAAACTAAAAAAGACTGGGAAGAAATTCACAAACTTTAGATAAGAAATGGCAGGATTTCCAGGGGACAACTTCAAGAAAAGTCCAAGGTGGCAGAAAGGGCAAACAGAATGAAAACAGAACTTTCCTATAAGATGATTACTGGGTCATCTCACCAAATGCTCAAGGACACTTGCTCAGTCTCCCTTAGCAAATCCAATGTTATTAACACAGTTGGTCTAGTATTTGAAGAAACAAAACTAAAGACACACCataatttcaagaaaaaacaatagcaaaacaGAAGTCTGGGGTCAttctgtttatttcacttaggagACTCCATGAATATTAACCGGGCTGCTTAAAAGTCATTTCAATTAGGAATCTCTTTAGTCCTTCATCAATTATTTTGAGTATTCTAGTCTCAAATATATCCCTTTCTTCTACAAACTTCTGGAAGAGATGAACACCTCCACCAACACCAAAATAATGTGCCTTGCTGGCCAGAAGCACCCGCCCATTTTCACCCAGCAGTCTGTGGAATGCCTGGTGCAAAGCACTATAATAGTCTGGGTTGTAAATGGTTTCTGAGGTGAGAATGAGGTCATATTTTACAAAGAGTTTTTCACTGCTTAGCACAAGCTTACAAAACTCAGACCACTCCCCAGAAAAGAACCGGCACTTGCACACCTCCTGGGCTACCCTTGACTTCCTGCATCTTTTTGTATCTGGttcatttatatcattttcttcctcttccaaagTGGAGTTAGCCACTACATTAGGTAAGGTCACTTCTTCAATCACCAGATTGttataatcttgaaaatgaatTTCTCTGGCCCCTCCCTTGAGTGCAGTTATACCCAGCAACCCTGATCCACAGCCAAGATCCAACACTTTTTTCCCAGCGAATTTCATGTTGGCctttgtgaaataagccaggaggTCAAAGGTACATTCCCAGATTTTTAAGCCTCCTTCATAAACACCTGTAATCAGATCAGAGTGTGAAGAAAAGTTTTCTGAAACTATGTTTTCTCCAGGGAAGTTCTCTTTCAACAAGGTGGTTTTCACTACTGATATGTTCACAGGCTGGAGACCTGGCAACATTTCTATGACTTTATTTTCTAGCACTTTCTTCAAATCTCTAGGCACAGCATGCTCTTTGGCAAGTCTCAAGCAAGGCCGATCGTCATGTGGCCCAGAGCCCTCTGAGCTCCCAGCTGCACTGGGTGGATCCGCCTCTGGAGGGGGAGCTGCATTCCCCACTGACTTGGGCTTCCCCAGGTGCTCCTCTGAACATTTTTTGTTCTCGGGTTCTCTCTTTCGACTTACTGACCCTGATGATGCTTTTGAGGAATTCAGAGTcaaagctccatccccagcaggCGCTAATTCATTTTCCAGATGGTCTTCTATAGTGAAATTAAATTGAAAGGTCATCCTCTTATTAAATGCACACCAGCCTGGAGTTCAAAGGAAGATTCTTCGATTTCTGGACAGATTTGATGACACACAGAAACCTGCCTCAATCATCCAGTTAGTTCTGTTGGGGTCAATTCCTCTTTAGCTGCTTACACACCATTACAAACACATTTCCAAAGACTTTTTAGAGGTCTTTGCTCCTCTTTGAATTTAGccctagagaaaaataaataaataaaattattaaagcaAAATGCCACATTTCACTAAAGTGAAATATTAAACACACAACCCCATAATCAGCTGCCTTTTCTGAAAAAGCTGTAGGGGGAGAAAGGAGATTTgagaaaagatacacacacacaccccttaagGATCAGAAGCTGGGGAAGAAAATAAACTGTAAAAACAAGAGAGGAGCAACAGCAACAGCCACTGCCACCGAACAAAGTCCAGGATTTTCAGACAGGACAGCTTAGGAACTTGTCTTTCAGTGATCCTGACTGAAACCAAAACTATTCACTCCCTAAACTTTCAGAATTACTTCATTTTGTTACTGCCTCAAAAAACAAGggtgctgaggaggaggatcacaaattcaaagccagcctcagcaacttggtgataccctgtctcaaaataaaaaataaaaaatataactcagtggttaagcacccctgggtactaaaaccaaaacaagaggtgggactgtggctcagaggtagagtgcttgtgtgaggtactgggttcgattctcagcaccacataaaaataaataaataaataaaatcaaggtactgtgtccatctgaaattaaaacaaacaaaaatccttaaaaacaaaaacaagagctCAAGATTGTGGTCTGGAAGGTGAACATCGCTTTAAAAACATGCAAGTGTGGTTCTCACCAGGCACGTTCTTCCAGACCAGGAGCCTGAGCACCTGAGTGACAGAGGGACATGCAGGTGAAAACGCACGGGCTCACCTGGGTGACCCAGGTGAGCACACGGGTGACACGGGGCACGCAGGGGGCACACCGGTGACAGGGTCTGGGGCCACCTCCCGCGAGGTCCAGCCAACGTGAGCCCACCCGTGCACTCACAGGGCCCCGCGGGGCCAAGAGTACGAACCAGGGACTCCCGGCCTCACCTCCCGGAAGCACCGAGCTCCGAGTAAAGCCACGACCTAGCCGCGGGGACGCTGGCCGCCGGCGGGACCGGGGGTCGCGGGGCGGAGAGAGCCGCGCTGCCCGCCTGGCCGGGCCTCGAGCGCGCACCAGTGAGTGGAGTCCTCCGGGGCCTAGAGGGGCCGGCTTCCTCGGGCGCGCGGCCGCGGCTCTCGGTGGTGCCCGCTTTGGCGCCGCCTCGCAAGGGCTGCCGGGAGGCCGGGGCTTCCGGCGCGGCGGCGGGAGCGGTGGAACCGGCGCGGGCATCATGTCTCAGGAGCGCGCGGCTCCGCTGGAGGAGCTGCGCGGCTGGCCCGAGGCGCAGTGCCGCCGCGAGCTGCCGTCGGTCCTGCCTCGGCTGCTCATATCCTC is a window encoding:
- the Mettl18 gene encoding histidine protein methyltransferase 1 homolog, with amino-acid sequence MTFQFNFTIEDHLENELAPAGDGALTLNSSKASSGSVSRKREPENKKCSEEHLGKPKSVGNAAPPPEADPPSAAGSSEGSGPHDDRPCLRLAKEHAVPRDLKKVLENKVIEMLPGLQPVNISVVKTTLLKENFPGENIVSENFSSHSDLITGVYEGGLKIWECTFDLLAYFTKANMKFAGKKVLDLGCGSGLLGITALKGGAREIHFQDYNNLVIEEVTLPNVVANSTLEEEENDINEPDTKRCRKSRVAQEVCKCRFFSGEWSEFCKLVLSSEKLFVKYDLILTSETIYNPDYYSALHQAFHRLLGENGRVLLASKAHYFGVGGGVHLFQKFVEERDIFETRILKIIDEGLKRFLIEMTFKQPG